A region from the Sphingobium sp. Cam5-1 genome encodes:
- a CDS encoding phospholipase A: MFTRLEDKSEPGRSPCSIFVLQHGQNRSFGPTGPYTQRLFWDLGGDSSPFRNIDFMPELFYLLPAVSKGTLAFGGQAGLRHESNGRDGLASRSLNTLYVQPVATIPIGDYKLSLGPRYSFYVGDLEDNPDVKRYRGHTSLFAEFGRDDGLRLTTNSRINFSSGKGAIDAELSYPLDKIVDTNLNVYVFGQAFAGYGENLLDYDRKATRLRLGVAIVR; encoded by the coding sequence ATGTTTACGAGATTGGAGGACAAGAGCGAGCCTGGTAGATCGCCATGTTCAATCTTTGTTCTTCAACATGGCCAAAATCGCAGCTTCGGGCCGACTGGGCCCTATACCCAGCGCCTGTTCTGGGATCTGGGCGGGGATTCTTCGCCCTTCCGTAACATCGATTTCATGCCCGAACTTTTCTACCTGCTACCGGCCGTATCGAAGGGCACATTGGCGTTCGGCGGACAGGCGGGGCTGCGCCATGAGTCCAACGGCCGCGATGGGTTGGCGTCGCGCAGCCTCAACACCCTCTATGTCCAGCCTGTGGCGACGATACCGATCGGAGACTACAAGCTGTCGCTGGGCCCGCGCTACTCCTTCTATGTCGGTGACCTTGAAGACAATCCGGATGTGAAACGCTATCGCGGCCACACGTCCTTGTTCGCGGAGTTTGGCCGTGACGACGGGCTGCGACTGACTACCAACAGCCGCATTAATTTCTCGTCGGGCAAGGGCGCAATAGACGCTGAGCTTTCCTATCCGCTGGACAAGATCGTTGACACCAACCTCAACGTCTATGTCTTCGGCCAAGCCTTTGCTGGCTATGGCGAAAATCTGCTCGATTATGACCGCAAGGCGACACGACTGCGGCTTGGGGTCGCTATCGTCCGCTAA